The genomic interval CCCATAAAACTATTAGTAGAATCGTAATTGTTATGCTACGAACTATAAAACCATAACCATTTCACTGCTCTTTTTCCCAGATTGATTCATAACTTTGCAATTATATCTCTGTCTATTTATTGCTGTTCTATACCTTTGTCTTCGTTTTGTTCACAACCTATTTGGCCCTTCAGATCTTGGAGCATCCAAATGGCTCCACGCTTGTACCCTGCTTGCAGAACCCTGCTCCTCCTCTCtcttcttttcttcctttttctctctgtTTCCTCTTCCTCCACTGCCACCACAAGGAGAATGTCGGAGTTGGATGAGGAAAAAGACGACTTTCAACAACCCCTCAAAAACAAATCCACCAAAAACCAAACCCCATTCATAAAGTCCATTCCTTCCTCCAAAAACCAAACTAAAACCGTCAAATCCAGCAACCTTAACTCCTCcaaaaaccaaaccaaaaccaTCAACCCCAATTCCAACAAAAACCAAACCAAGCTAGCCAAAcccaaaaccaaaaccaaaaccgCGGTCATCACCGACACAGAGGTTGTCGGGAAGAAACTCAACTCCACCACCTTCAAATCCAAGAAGCTGAATTCCACTTCCACCAAGACATCGTCTTCATTGGATCTCGGTGGCGGCGGCGGCAAGAACAAAACGACAAAAGCCGCCGCCACAAAGGACAAGGAACCGACTAAAAAGACCGAATCCGAGAAGAAGAGTGGCGGCGGTAAGAAGAAAGAACAGCAACCCAGTTGGGTGATGGAAGACGAGTTGGACGAGGATTTGGTTTCGGAGTTCAAGGATCTACCCATGAAGTTCCAGCAAACACTGATCCCTGACCTGGAACGAATCTCCACAACTTCCAAAGCGTACATCAGAAAAGCCAACAAAGAGATTACGAAAGGGTTCAAACCCTACGTCGGAAACAAGTACGCGCCCACCATTGCCACTTTACTCTCTTGCGCCTTCGCTCTGATTCCTCTGCTTTTGGCCTCAGTGCTCTTGAACAAAATCAAAGCCTATTTCTCACTGCAAAAGCTCCTCATCTTCATCCAAGCCTATCTCGCCATCTACTTCTTCATTCTCTGTCTCTCCTCGTTCATCACTGGCCTTGAACCTCTGAGGTTTTTCTACTCTACTTCGCGCTCCACCTATCTCTGCTTGCAGGTTCTCCAAACTCTCGCTTACGTCCTCTACCTTTTGCTCCTCCTAATGTACCTCGTTTTGGTCTTCTCCACTGGTTCCGGGCTCGCCACCAAGTTCATGGG from Phaseolus vulgaris cultivar G19833 chromosome 1, P. vulgaris v2.0, whole genome shotgun sequence carries:
- the LOC137815155 gene encoding uncharacterized protein, which translates into the protein MAPRLYPACRTLLLLSLLFFLFLSVSSSSTATTRRMSELDEEKDDFQQPLKNKSTKNQTPFIKSIPSSKNQTKTVKSSNLNSSKNQTKTINPNSNKNQTKLAKPKTKTKTAVITDTEVVGKKLNSTTFKSKKLNSTSTKTSSSLDLGGGGGKNKTTKAAATKDKEPTKKTESEKKSGGGKKKEQQPSWVMEDELDEDLVSEFKDLPMKFQQTLIPDLERISTTSKAYIRKANKEITKGFKPYVGNKYAPTIATLLSCAFALIPLLLASVLLNKIKAYFSLQKLLIFIQAYLAIYFFILCLSSFITGLEPLRFFYSTSRSTYLCLQVLQTLAYVLYLLLLLMYLVLVFSTGSGLATKFMGLAQTLVGFSVGLHYYMTVFHRVVLKQPPKTNWKIHAIYAACFFLISLIAGADRRKKTYLEEGGEEGKKN